In Alicyclobacillus macrosporangiidus CPP55, a single window of DNA contains:
- a CDS encoding ATP-binding cassette domain-containing protein: MQIAERRGQSASEAAVVCRNIQFCAGTKEILSGVSLTVQPGEIAGVLGPNGAGKSTLFRIISGIVPPDAGWVRLFGRPAGVGTLSDTALLPDRSKLPGWLTVREWLGFAARLYPDWDSDRAVELVDSLEVPLEASISALSRGQDARLQMLTCLARRARVVLLDEPFAGVDLVSRERIATSVVRELASGERAFLIATHDVRELEQLFDRIVFLDQGRVISEESVEALRARGVSVEQRYREVFGA, translated from the coding sequence ATGCAGATCGCCGAACGGCGTGGTCAATCGGCAAGTGAAGCGGCGGTTGTGTGCCGTAACATCCAGTTTTGCGCAGGGACGAAAGAGATCCTGAGCGGGGTCAGCTTGACCGTCCAACCGGGCGAAATCGCCGGGGTATTGGGCCCGAATGGCGCAGGCAAGTCGACTTTGTTCCGAATCATCTCGGGCATTGTGCCACCTGATGCAGGTTGGGTACGATTGTTCGGCCGTCCGGCCGGCGTCGGAACATTGTCAGACACTGCGCTTTTGCCGGACCGGTCGAAGCTACCGGGGTGGCTGACGGTTCGCGAGTGGCTTGGGTTTGCGGCACGGCTGTACCCGGATTGGGATTCGGATCGCGCGGTTGAGCTGGTCGACAGCCTGGAGGTGCCCCTGGAGGCCAGTATATCGGCGCTTTCACGCGGCCAGGATGCTAGGCTACAGATGTTAACCTGTCTGGCGCGCAGGGCGCGCGTGGTTTTATTGGATGAGCCGTTTGCGGGTGTGGACCTGGTATCCAGGGAGCGTATTGCCACCTCCGTGGTGCGTGAATTGGCATCGGGCGAGCGCGCATTTCTGATTGCCACGCATGATGTGCGAGAGTTGGAGCAACTGTTTGACCGCATCGTCTTTCTCGATCAGGGACGCGTGATTTCGGAGGAATCCGTGGAAGCGTTGAGGGCCAGGGGCGTCTCCGTGGAACAGCGCTACAGGGAGGTGTTCGGGGCATGA
- a CDS encoding GntR family transcriptional regulator, translating into MTLDPPWQPPSLSLDPSRPLYEQIARLIRTELACGRLAPGTRLPPVREFAAQLRVTPNTVMRAYLELERDGLIEMFRGQGTFVPRDPSVVTASRRALAREALAYMERTAESMGMSVEALIRLAKGEDEGGGTT; encoded by the coding sequence GTGACGTTGGATCCCCCATGGCAGCCTCCGTCATTGTCGCTCGATCCGAGCCGGCCGCTATACGAGCAGATCGCCCGTCTGATCCGTACCGAGTTGGCATGCGGCCGCCTGGCGCCCGGCACGCGGCTCCCGCCCGTGAGGGAGTTTGCCGCGCAACTGCGTGTCACCCCGAATACGGTCATGCGCGCGTACCTGGAGTTGGAGCGGGACGGATTGATTGAGATGTTTCGAGGCCAAGGCACTTTTGTTCCGCGGGATCCGAGTGTGGTGACTGCCAGTCGGCGTGCGCTCGCGCGGGAGGCCCTGGCGTATATGGAGCGGACCGCCGAGTCGATGGGAATGTCCGTCGAGGCGCTGATCCGGCTCGCCAAGGGGGAGGACGAAGGAGGCGGTACCACGTGA